The Streptomyces asoensis DNA window TAGACGCCGCCGAGCACCACGGCCACCGCCGCCAGCACGAAGAGCAGGACCCAGATCAGCAGCCTGCCCACCCCGGGCGCTGGTTCGTACTGCCGGACACCCGGCGCCACGCCCCCGTCCGCGGACGCAACCGGAGCCGCGGCCGGGTCCGGCTCCCGGTCGCTCACCGGTCCGTCACCACCGCGGCCTGCGGCCTTATCGGCAGCCGGTTCACCGGACGTCCCGTCGCCGCGCGCACCGCGGAGGCGATGGCCGCCGGCGAGGTCACCACCGGGACCGCGCTGGCCGCCTTCGCGCCGAACGGGGCGACGACGTCGCGTTCCTCGACCAGTTTGACGATCCGGATGTCCGGGGCGTCCAGGGCCGTGGGCAGCGCGTAGCCGGTGAGGTCGGGGTGCCGGACGAGACCCCTCGGGGTGCGCAGGTTCTCCGTGAGGGCGATGCCGACGCCCTGGGTGACGCCCGCCTCGATGCGCGCGGCGAGCTGCGCCGGGTTCAGGATCCGGCCGACGTCCTGGGCGACCGCGAGCTCGACGACCCGGACCGAGCCGAGTTCGATGTCGACGTCCACGACCGCGCGGATCGCGCAGAAGGCGAGGCCGACGAAGGCGTCGCCCTGGCCCGCGGCGTCCAGCGGCTCGGTGGGGTGCGGGCGGCACTGGGCCGTCGCCCACAGTTCCTTGCCGTGCATCTCCTCCGTGACGGTCGTCGACAGGACGCCGTCGTACGAGGTGATCTTGCCGTCGGTGATCTGGAGCAGCTCCGTGGACATGCCGAACTTGTGCGCCAGGGGCTGGAGCAGCTGGGTGCGGACCATCTTCGCCGCGCGCTCGACCGCGCCGCCCGACACCCACGTGTGGCGGCCCCGGCAGCCGGGTCCCGCGGGGGGCTGGTCGGTGTCGACGGGGGCCACGTGCACCTCGTCGACGCCCAGCGTCTCCTGGACGATCTGGCGGGCCAGCGTCGTGAAGCCCTGGCCCGTCTCGACGGCCGCGCACAGGACCGTGGCGATGCCGTCCTGGACCTTCACGGTCGCCGTGGAGACCTCGTCGGCGCCCTCCGCGCCCAGCATGTGCACCATGCCCAGGCCGTAGCCGACGCCCCGCCGCACCGCGCCGGGTTCGCCCGCACCCTCGGGGCCGCCGGGCAGCAGCCAGTCCTCCTCGGGGGTGTCCTTGGGCAGCGGCGGCAGGGGGAACTCCTGCACGGCCTGGAGGAGTTCGGCCACGGGGGCCGGGCAGGTCACGGTCTGGCCGGTCGGCAGCACGTCGCCGGTCGCCATGACGTTGCGCAGGCGCAGCTCCGCCGGGTCCACGCCGAGCTTCTTCGCGAGCTTGTCCATCTGCGCCTCGTAGGCGGCGCAGACCTGCATCGCTCCCTCGCCGCGGACATGGCCGGACGGCGGGTTGTTCGTGCGGACCGCCCAGCCCTCGATGAAGGCGTTGGGGACGACGTAGGGGCCGCAGGCGAAGGAGACGGCGGCGGCCAGCGCCTCGGCGGAGGTGTCGGCGTAGGCGCCGGCGTCGAGCAGGATCTGCGCCTCGACCTTCACCAGCCGCCCCTCGGCGTCGGCGTGGTGGCGGTAGCGCAGCAGCGTGGGGTGGCGGTGGGCGTGGCCGAGGAAGGACTCCTCGCGCGTGGCCGTGAGCTTCACCGGGCAGCCGGTCTTCAGGGCGAGCAGGCCGAGCGGGAGCTGGAAGCCCTGGTCCTCGCGGTCGGCGGTGGCGCCGGGCACGCCGGTGACGACGATCTTCACGCGCTCGGGTTCGAGGCCGTAGCAGGCGGCGGCCGTGTCCCGGTCGGAGTGCGGGTCGGTGGAGGCGAGGTAGAGCTCCACGCCGCCGTCGGGACGGGGCACGGCGAGGCCGGCCTCGGCGCCGATCGGGGCGGGGTCGGCGCGGCCGATGCGGTACTGGCCCTCGACGACGATCTCGCCGGCCGCGGCCGGGTCGCCGTGGTGCAGCGGGATGTGCCGGATCAGGTTGCCGTCGGGGTGCAGCGCCTCCGCCTCGAAGGCCTGCTCCGGGTCGATGACCGGGTCGAGCACCTCGTACTCGACGATGACGGCCGCCGCCGCCATGCGCGCGGTGTCCGGGTGGTCCGCGGCGACGGCCGCGAGGGGCTCGCCGTGGTGGCGTACGACGTCGGAGGCGAAGACCGGGCGGTCGGCCTTGCCGCGGCCGTGCAGGGCGCGGCCGGGCACGTCCTCGTGGGTGACGACGGCCCGGACGCCGGGCATCTCACGCGCGTGTGTCGTGTCGATGGACACGATGCGCGCGTGGGGGTGCGGTGAGCGCAGCACGGCCGCCCACAGCAGGCCCTCCGCCCACAGGTCGGCCGCGTACGGGAAGGTGCCCTCGGTCTTGGCCCGCGCGTCGGCGGGCTGGAGGGAGACGCCGAGGCCGTGCGGGACCGCCTCGGCGGCCGGGACGGGATCGACGGACGTCGTCGTGGTGACTGTCTCGTTGCTCACGCCTGGCCTCCGTCCTGGCCCTGTCCGTACGACGGGTCGTGCGGGTGGGGTTGCGCGGGGTTCTCGAAGGCCGACGCGTGGACGCCTCCGGCGCCGGGTCCGGCCTGGTGCGGGATGCGGGCCTCGTCGCCGTCGGCCTCGGCGTCGGCGGCCGCGTGCGCCTCGCGTTCGGCGACGACGTCCTGGACGGCGCGCAGGAAGCCGCGGTACCCGGAGCAGCGGCACAGGTTGCCGCACAGGGCCTGGCGGGTCTCCAGCTCCGAAGGCGCCGGGTTGCCCTCCAGCAGGTCGTGCACGGTCATCGCCATGCCGGGCACGCAGAAGCCGCACTGCACGGCCCCGCACCGGGCGAGCGCCCGCTGCACGTCGGAGGGCTGCCCGTCGACGGCCAGGCCCTCGACCGTGCGGATCTCGCTGCCGGCGGTGGTGACGGCCGGGACGAGGCAGGAGGCGACGAGCCGTCCGTCGACCTGGACGTTGCAGGCGCCGCACTCGCCCTGCGAGCAGCCGTCCTTGGCGCCCGCGAGGCCGAGCCGCTCGCGCAGGACGTAGAGCAGCGACTCGCCGATCCAGGCGTCGGTGACGGGCCGGTCGGAGCCGTTGACGCGCAGCGTGTAGGCGGCGAGGGGGTGTTCCTCCAGGAGCGGCGCCGGGGCGTCGTCCGGCTCCCCGGCGGCCTCCTCGGCCGCGGGCTCCTCGGATCCCGGCTCGGCGGTGCCGGCGGACCCGGGGTCCGCGGCGCCTTCCGGTGCGGTGTCGGCGGGCGCCGGGTCGGCGGCGGGGTCGTGCGGGGCGTCCGCGAGGGGCGCGGCGGACGGGTCCTCGTCCGGGTCGGCGGGGCCGTGTGCGCCGTCGTGCGCGGCGGCGGGGCCGGCGGGGGGCTCCGCGGGGCCGTGGGCGGCCTCCGCGGGCTCCTGCGGGGCCTCGTGGGCCTGCGCGGGGTCCTCGGGCGTCGCGGCCGTCCCGTCGGCCTCAGCGGCCCGCCGGGCGTCGTCCGGGGCGGAGCCGGGTCCTTCGGGGGCGACGGTGTAGGCCTCGGCGGAGACCTCCGGGGCGTACGTCCCGGTCAGGTGGGTGTACTGCCCGGTGTGCTCGCCCGCGGGGTGGCTCCCCCCGGGGTCCGCGACGGGGTGACGGGTGTCGAACTCCGCGGCCCGGTGGCGCGCGTCGAGGTCCGCGGTCAGGGGACCGTGGTCCGCGGTGTGCCCGTAGGCGGGCAGGTCCGTCGCCGGCGGCGCGAGCGCGTCGCTCTCGCCGGTGGGCGTCTCCCAGGCGCGGTCGGCGCCGCCGTGGTCCGTGGTGCCGGTCGCCCACGGAGCGGCCGCGCCGCCGGGCAGGGTGGCCGGGGGCGTGCCGCCCCACTGCTCGACCAGCGCCGACGTGGTGAACTCGCCGGACTCGTCGGGCAGGTCGCCGCCCGCGACGGGGATCGACCACTGGCCCGTCACGTCGTGCCCGGGGGCGGCCGGCGGTGCGCCCTGCGCGGACGCGGTGTCCTCGAAGGCCCACTGGCCGGTCGAACCGGGGTGGTACGTGAACCGGTCGTCGCCGACCGTCTGCGGGGTGCCCTGCGGGGCGGGCCAGTCGGAGCCGCCGGCCGGGGCGGCCCAGGTCGCGTCGGTGTCCGCGGGGGGCGTCACCGCTATCTGCGGCGGCACGTACCCGTGTCCGGGCGCGGCGAGCGGGCTGTCGCCGCGCGCGGCCAGGAAGGCGTCGATGCCGCCCTCGGGCAGCTTGACGAAGGCGGTCGCGCCGTCGTCGTAGTCGCCCTGGGGCAGCGGGTCCCAGCGGCTGCCGCCGGGCGGCGTGCCGCGGCCACGGCCCTCTTCCTGTCCGGGTCCGTGTCCGGGTCCGTGCTGGTCGTCGGTCACGACAGCGCCCTCCCCAGTGCTCGTCGGGCCAGCGCGGCGACGGTGCGCCGCAGGTGCAGTACGGCGGGCGGAAGTTCCGGCACGGAGCCGTCCACGTCCGGCACCGCGTCGGGGATGCAGGCGGCGGCGACGTACTCCCCGAAGGCGTGCAGGGCCTCCGGGACGATCGTGCGGTTGTTGTCCCAGTCGATGAGCCGGGCGACCCACTGCTCGGCGTCGAGCGGCCGCAGCGGCATCGGCGCTATGGCCCCGACGGCGCATCTGACGCCGCGCCGGGCGGGGTCGAGGACCAGGGCGACGGAGGCCACGGCGCGGCCCGGCCCGGTGCGTCCGGTGGCCTTCAGGAAGATCTGCGGGGCGTGCAGCAGCGGCACACGCACGTAGCCGATGAGTTCACCGCCGCGCAGCATCTCCATGCCGGCGAGCAGGTGCGACACCGGCATCTCACGGCGGGCTCCGCCCGGGCCCGCGATGATCAGGGTCGCCTCCAGGGCGGCCAGCACGGGCAGCGCGTCGCCCGTGGGGGCGGCCGAGGCGATGTTGCCGCCGAGGGTGCCCGCGTTACGGATCTGCGGCGGGCCGGCGGCGCGCGCGGCCGCGGCGAGCGCCGGGATCAGGGCGGCGAAGTCGGGGCGGCCCATGCGCGCGTGCGTGAGTCCGGCGCCGAGCAGCGCGTGGCCGTCCTGGTACTGCCAGCCGCGGATCTCGCTGATGCGGCCGAGGCCGACCAGCGCGGTGGGCCTGAGCTGTCCGGAGTTGACGGCGGCCATCAGATCGGTGCCGCCGGCCACCGGCACGGCTGCGGGCATGGCGGCCAGCGCCGCCACGGCCTCGTCCAGAGTCGTGGGCAGCGTGACGGCCTGCCCCGCCTGCGGTGCGTGCGTGGTCAAAACCGGCTGCCCCTTCCCGCTGCCCCACCTGGTCCCACCTGTGCTGCCGTACGGTACGTGCTGACAGGGCGGACGTGGCAACTCTGGCACATCTTCGCAACACCCGAACGCGGGGGTCCGCTAGGAGGCATTCGCCCACCTCATCGCGGAGATGGTCCGTTTTCGCACGGCATCACCGGTGCGTACGGATTGCCACTCTTCGGTGATCCTGGCTGGATTTCTCCGTGCCGCGCGGGGTCACCGCGCGGGAGGCGGGCCGTCGATCGGCCGCCCCGGGACACCGGGCCGCCGCTGCCACGGCCGGGGGCCGGCGGGCGGGCGGTAGCCGACGCCCAGCGCGTCGAGCCGGCCGTAGTGGGACCGCATCCGCCGCTCGAAGCCGGCGAAGTCCCGCTCCCGCGGGGCGGGCAGGGCGCTCCAGGCGACCTCGGCGAAGGCGGCGAGCCGGGGGAAGGCCTGGTAGTCCACGCGCGTGTGGTCCTCCATCACCTCGGTCCAGAGGTTGGCCTGCGTACCGAGCACGTGCCGCGCCTCCCGGTGCGTCAGCTCCGCGGGAACGGGTTCGAAGCGGTAGACGTCCTCCAGGGTGCGCACGAACCCGATGGGCACGGGCTCGTCCGCGCCGCCGTGCTGCCGGTGGTCCAGGTAGACGTGCTGCTCGGGGCACATCACGACGTCGTGCCCGGCCCGCGCGGCGGCGATCCCGCCCGCGTAGCCGCGCCAGGACGACACGGCCGCGCCCTCGGCGAGCCCGCCCTCGAGGATCTCGTCCCAGCCGATGAGCCGGCGTCCGCGCGCGGTGAGCCAGCGGTCGAAGTGGCCGATGAACCAGGACTGGAGCCCGTCCTCGTCCGCGAGTCCGAGTTCCGCGATGCGGGCCTGCGCGGCCGGGGAGCGCCGCCACTGGTCCTTGGGGCATTCGTCGCCGCCCAGGTGGACGAACTCCGAGGGGAACAGCTCCAGTACTTCTTCGAGGACTCCTTCGTAGAAGCGCAGGGTGTTGTCGGTGGGGGCGAGTACGTGCGGGCTGATCCCCCAGGTGTCCCATACGGAGAGGGCCGCGGCGTGCTCGCCGGAGGCGGTGTCCAGGTCGGTGTTGCCGAGTTCCGGATAGGCGGTGATCGCGGCCTGCGAGTGGCCGGGGACGTCGATTTCGGGGACGACGGTGATGTGCCGTTCGGAGGCGTAGGCGACGATCTCCCGGATGTCGTCCTGCGTGTAGAAGCCGCCGTGCGGCTTCTCCTCCCACAGGGGTGAGGCGCGGTGGCCGAATTTCGTGCGCGCCCGCCAGGAACCCACCTCGGTCAGCCGCGGATGCCTCCTGATCTCGATCCGCCAGCCCTGGTCGTCCGTCAGATGAAAGTGGAAGACGTTGAGTTTGTGCGCCGCCATCAGGTCCAGGTAGCGCAGCACACCGTCCTTGGGCATGAAGTGCCGGGCGACGTCGAGCATGAGGCCCCGCCAGCGGAACCGGGGGCCGTCCTCGACGACCCCGTACGGGACGGCGCGGCCGGCCCCGGGCCGCACGGGCGCGCGCCGGAAGGCGTCGGCGCCGAGGAACTGCCGCAGCGTCTGGGCGCCCCAGAACACCCCGGCCGGGCCTCCGCCGCGGATCTCGACGCCCTGGTCGGGCAGGACGCTCAGCCGGTACGCCTCGGCCCCGAACGCGTCGTCCAGACGCAGCCGTACGGAGTGGCGGGCGTCCTGCGGGCCCGGTCGCAGGGGCAGACCGAGTGCCGCCCCGAGCGTGCCGCGCAGCCAGCGTTCGGTGGTCTGCGTGCCGGGAGCGGCCCACAGGACGGTGTCCTCACCGAGGAGGAACGCACCCCGCGCGGGGCCTTCCACGACGCGTGGCGCGGGAACGAGGTCCGTTTCGGAAATCACGCCGGTCCTTTACCGCTCCGTCCGGTCGCGGACCGGCCGTCGCTGTACGAGTACGAAGAACACCGGGATCCGGGCGGTTCCTGGTGGAGATGACGGAAAACGCGTTCACGCGTACCGGACACGGCGGCGCGAGCGGGAAACGGACCCGCCGGGAAACGCTTTCCGGCGCGTTCCGGGAACCAGGTCGTGAAGCGCGGCGAGAAGGCGATGTGAGGCGGGATCAGGGCCTGCGGGGCGTTCGGCCGGCCGAAGTCCGGCAGGCGGAGAACGTCGGATCGCGAGCGCCCTTGCGGGCGCCTTCCGGGACGCCGCAAACACGGCGGGCGGATCTCTCCGGAAGCCGAACCGGAATGGGGTGACGGCGGCCGCGGGAGGAATCGCGGGGGTGGCGCCGGGCGGTCGTCACGGCGACCCCGGTCACGGGGGCGGCGGGGGTAGGGCGGTCGAATTCGCGCCGCCGCGGAACACCGGGGAGGGAATTCCCGCACGGCGCCGGAGTCCGCGGTCGGACCGCCGGGCATCCGCGGAGGATTCACCGCTCCCCCTCCCGCGGCGCGGCCGGCCGGACGGGGAGCTCCACGGCACGGCCCTCCAGGCGTTGCACCCTGCGCAATGCGCGTTTCGCACCGCACAACACCCCGAAGGCTAAGGAGTGCCCGGGCGTCCCGGCAAGGGGCCGGGACGCCAAAAGCCCCCGGGACGCGGCACAGCGCGTCCCGGGGGCCCCGGAAAATCCCAGGGGGCTACTTCTTGTCGCCGCCCTTGCCCTTGTCGTCGCCGCCGCCCGCCATGGACTCGAAGATCTCCTTGCACATGGGGCACACGGGGTACTTCTTCGGGTCGCGGCCGGGCACCCAGACCTTGCCGCACAGCGCCACGACGGGCGTCCCGTCGAGGGCGCTCGCCATGATCTTGTCCTTCTGGACGTAGTGGGCGTAGCGCTCGTGGTCCCCGTCGCCGTGCGACACCTGCGGCGTCGGCTCTACGAGGGTTCCCGTCCCAGTGCCTCGCTGGGGCTGGGTCTCAGGCTCAAGAGTGCTCATGGCGCCAAGGGTACTGAAACCCGGTGCGAAGCTCGTCCGTCAGTTGAGCGAGGCGTCGTCCGGGTACGTCGCCACCATCGCCAGCTCGTTGCGCTGACGGCGCAGGACCTCGCGCCAGAGCCGCTCGGGCGACGGCGAGGAGACATCGCCCGGCTCGGACTCCACGACGTACCAGGCGCCCTCCCCCAGCTCGTCCTCCAGCTGCCCGGGGCCCCAGCCGGCGTATCCGGCGAAGATCCGCAACGAGCCGAGGGCCGAGGCCAGGAGCTCCGGCGGGGCCTCCAGGTCGACGAGGCCGATCGCGCCGTGCACCCGGCGCCAGCCGAGCGGCGTGCCGTTCGCGGCCGCGCCGCCCGGGACGACGGCGACCCCGAGGGCCGAGTCGAGGGACACCGGGCCGCCCTGGAAGACGACGCCGGGTTCACCGGTGAGGTCGGCCCAGCCCTCCAGGATGTCGCCGACACCCACCGGCGTGGGGCGGTTGAGGACGACACCGAGGGAGCCCTCCTCGTCGTGGTCGAGAAGGAGCACCACCGCACGGTCGAAGTTCGGGTCCGCCAGGGCGGGCGTTGCCACGAGCAGCCGCCCTGTGAGCGAGGACACCTCGGTCATGCCTGACATGATCCCGCATCTTCCCGTGCAGTGGGACGGCAATCCGGGGTACCGGGGTGAGGGCAGGTCGGGCGCACGGAAGCGGTCCGGGCGCACGCACCCGCGAGGAGGCCGACGGTGACCCCATGTGCCCGACGGGAAACGGTTCGTGTTGTGACACAGCTATGACGTTCCTGGGTGGTCCTCGGGCTTACGGGACAGGGGGCGACGGCGATTACTCTGTCTCCTCTGGCCCTGCCTCCGACACCAAGGCCCCTGCCCCAATCCACCATCCATGGAACGCGAGATACATGACCGTCAACGGCTCTGACGACGTACTGCTTGTCCACGGCGGCACCCCGCTCGAGGGCGAGATCCGTGTCCGCGGTGCGAAGAACCTCGTACCCAAGGCCATGGTCGCCGCCCTGCTGGGCAGTGAGCCGAGTCGGCTGCGCAACGTTCCCGACATCCGTGACGTGCGGGTCGTACGCGGCCTGCTGCAACTGCACGGGGTGACGGTCCGTCCGGGTGAGGAGCCGGGCGAGCTGGTGCTCGACCCGACCTACGTGGAGAGCGCCAACGTCGCCGACATCGATGCCCACGCGGGCTCGAGCCGGATCCCGATCCTGTTCTGCGGGCCCCTGCTGCACCGCCTCGGGCACGCGTTCATCCCCGGTCTGGGCGGCTGCGACATCGGCGGCCGGCCCATCGACTTCCACTTCGACGTGCTGCGCCAGTTCGGCGCGAAGATCGAGAAGCGGGAGGACGGCCAGTACCTGGAGGCACCGCAGCGGCTGCGCGGCACGAAGATCACGCTGCCGTACCCGTCCGTCGGCGCGACCGAGCAGGTCCTGCTGACCGCCGTGCTCGCCGAGGGCGTCACCGAGCTCTCGAACGCGGCCGTGGAGCCGGAGATCGAGGATCTCATCTGCGTGCTCCAGAAGATGGGCGCCATCATCGCGATGGACACCGACCGCACCATCCGCATCACCGGTGTCGACAAGCTCGGCGGCTACAACCACGCCGCCCTGTCGGACCGCCTGGAGGCCGCCTCCTGGGCGTCCGCCGCGCTGGCGACCGAGGGCAACATCTACGTCCGCGGCGCCCAGCAGCGCTCGATGATGACGTTCCTGAACACCTACCGGAAGGTGGGCGGCGCCTTCGAGATCGACGACGAGGGCATCCGCTTCTGGCACCCCGGCGGCCAGCTGAAGTCGATCGCGCTGGAGACGGACGTCCACCCCGGCTTCCAGACCGACTGGCAGCAGCCGCTCGTCGTGGCCCTGACGCAGGCCACGGGCCTGTCGATCATCCACGAGACGGTGTACGAGTCGCGGCTGGGCTTCACCTCGGCGCTCAACCAGATGGGCGCCCACATCCAGCTGTACCGCGAGTGCCTCGGCGGCTCGAACTGCCGCTTCGGGCAGCGCAACTTCCTGCACTCCGCGGTCGTGTCGGGCCCCACGAAGCTCCAGGGCGCCGATCTGGTCATCCCCGACCTGCGCGGCGGCTTCTCGTACCTGATCGCCGCCCTCGCGGCCCAGGGCACCTCCCGGGTCCACGGCATCGACCTCATCAACCGCGGCTACGAGAACTTCATGGAGAAGCTCGTCGAGCTCGGCGCGAAGGTCGAGCTGCCCGGCAAGGCACTCGGCTAGCCCGCCCGGCCCCGCGGCCGCAGCGAGAACGCCGATGGGGCGGCCACCCGGATCCGGGTGGCCGCCCCATCGGCGTTGTGCGCGCCCTGCGGCGGACGTGCCCCCGAAGGGGCGCGGGGAACTGCGCGGCCGGTCACAGGCGGCCCGCAGCTACCCACGGCACTCCCGGGGAGTGCTTACTTGCCCTTGGCCGCTTCCTTGAGCTTCGAGCCCGCGGAGACCTTGACGCTGTAGCCGGCCGGGATCTGGATCGGGTCGCCGGTCTGCGGGTTGCGGGCGGTGCGAGCGGCACGGTGGGTGCGCTCGAAGGTCAGGAAGCCGGGGATCGTGACCTTCTCGTCGCCCTTGGAGACGATGTCGCCGACGACCTCGGCGAACGCGGCCAGCACTGCGTCGGCGTCCTTGCGGGTCACCTCGGCGCGGTCGGCCAGCGCGGCCACCAGCTCACTGCGGTTCATGTTGTTACTCCCGTGTTCTTCTTGCCGTTGCGGCGTGCCACGCGGCGGAGCCGCATGTTGGGCACAGCGAAAGTCGTTGTGCACGCGCCCAGAGACGCATCCTGCCCCTACCAGCGGCGCGAAAGCCAATCCGGCACCCGCACGGAGCCGTGAGACAACCCTTGGGAGTCACACGGAGGGCGGTTGGGTCGGGCGCAACCCTAGAGGGCTGTTCCCGGCGCGACGTTCCGCGACGCGCCGTTGCGGGGGCCGCCGTGGCGATACTCACAGCCCCCGCCCCACGCGTGCCCCGAACTAGGAGGCCGACACTCCCGCGGCCTTCGCGGCCTCGCGGACCGCGCCGGCCACCGCGCCGGCGACCTTGTCGTTGAAGACGCTGGGGATGATGTAGTTCGGGTTGAGCTCGTCGTCGCTGACGACGTCCGCCAGGGCCTTCGCGGCCGCGAGCATCATCTCCGTGTTGACCGTGCGGGACTGCGCGTCGAGCAGGCCGCGGAAGACGCCCGGGAAGACCAGCACGTTGTTGATCTGGTTCGGGAAGTCGGAGCGGCCGGTGGCCACCACGGCGGCCGTCTGACGGGCGATCGCCGGGTCGACCTCGGGGTCCGGGTTCGCGAGCGCGAACACGATCGCGTCGTCGGTCATGGCGGCCACGTCGTCGCCGTCGAGGACGTTCGGGGCGGAGACGCCGATGAAGACGTCCGCGCCGCGCACGGCCTCCTTCAGGGTGCCGGTGAGGCCCTCGGGGTTGGTGTTGTCGGCGATCCAGCACAGCGCCGAGTCGGGGGCCGCGTCGACCAGGTCCTCGCGGTCCGCGTGGACGACGCCGTGGATGTCGGCGACGACCGCGTTCTTCACACCGGCCGCGAGCAGCAGCTTGAGGATCGCGGTGCCGGCCGCGCCGGCGCCGGACATGACGACACGCACGTCGCCGATGCCCTTGTTCACCACGCGCAGGGCGTTGGTGAGGGAGGCGAGGACGACGATGGCGGTGCCGTGCTGGTCGTCGTGGAAGACGGGGATGTCGAGGGCCTCGCGCAGCCGGGCCTCGATCTCGAAGCAGCGGGGCGCGGAGATGTCCTCGAGGTTGATGCCCGCGAAACCGGGGGCGATCGCCTTGACGATCTCGACGATGGCGTCGGTGTCCTGGGTGTCCAGGCACAGCGGCCAGGCGTCGATGCCCGCGAAGCGCTTGAACAGCGCGGCCTTGCCCTCCATGACCGGCAGCGCGGCCTTCGGACCGATGTTCCCCAGGCCCAGCACGGCCGAGCCGTCCGTCACGACCGCAACGGAGTTGCGCTTGATGGTGAGGCGGCGGGCGTCCTCGGGGTTCTCGGCGATCGCCATGCAGACGCGGGCCACACCCGGCGTGTAGATCATGGAGAGGTCGTCACGGTTGCGGATGGGGTGCTTGGACGCCATCTCGATCTTGCCGCCGAGGTGCATCAGGAACGTACGGTCGGAGACCTTGCCCAGGGTGACGCCCTCGATGCCGCGCAGCTGCTCGACGATCTCGTCGGCGTGCGCGGTGGAGGTGGCGGCGATGGTGACGTCGATCC harbors:
- a CDS encoding FAD binding domain-containing protein; translated protein: MTTHAPQAGQAVTLPTTLDEAVAALAAMPAAVPVAGGTDLMAAVNSGQLRPTALVGLGRISEIRGWQYQDGHALLGAGLTHARMGRPDFAALIPALAAAARAAGPPQIRNAGTLGGNIASAAPTGDALPVLAALEATLIIAGPGGARREMPVSHLLAGMEMLRGGELIGYVRVPLLHAPQIFLKATGRTGPGRAVASVALVLDPARRGVRCAVGAIAPMPLRPLDAEQWVARLIDWDNNRTIVPEALHAFGEYVAAACIPDAVPDVDGSVPELPPAVLHLRRTVAALARRALGRALS
- a CDS encoding xanthine dehydrogenase family protein molybdopterin-binding subunit — protein: MSNETVTTTTSVDPVPAAEAVPHGLGVSLQPADARAKTEGTFPYAADLWAEGLLWAAVLRSPHPHARIVSIDTTHAREMPGVRAVVTHEDVPGRALHGRGKADRPVFASDVVRHHGEPLAAVAADHPDTARMAAAAVIVEYEVLDPVIDPEQAFEAEALHPDGNLIRHIPLHHGDPAAAGEIVVEGQYRIGRADPAPIGAEAGLAVPRPDGGVELYLASTDPHSDRDTAAACYGLEPERVKIVVTGVPGATADREDQGFQLPLGLLALKTGCPVKLTATREESFLGHAHRHPTLLRYRHHADAEGRLVKVEAQILLDAGAYADTSAEALAAAVSFACGPYVVPNAFIEGWAVRTNNPPSGHVRGEGAMQVCAAYEAQMDKLAKKLGVDPAELRLRNVMATGDVLPTGQTVTCPAPVAELLQAVQEFPLPPLPKDTPEEDWLLPGGPEGAGEPGAVRRGVGYGLGMVHMLGAEGADEVSTATVKVQDGIATVLCAAVETGQGFTTLARQIVQETLGVDEVHVAPVDTDQPPAGPGCRGRHTWVSGGAVERAAKMVRTQLLQPLAHKFGMSTELLQITDGKITSYDGVLSTTVTEEMHGKELWATAQCRPHPTEPLDAAGQGDAFVGLAFCAIRAVVDVDIELGSVRVVELAVAQDVGRILNPAQLAARIEAGVTQGVGIALTENLRTPRGLVRHPDLTGYALPTALDAPDIRIVKLVEERDVVAPFGAKAASAVPVVTSPAAIASAVRAATGRPVNRLPIRPQAAVVTDR
- a CDS encoding YqgE/AlgH family protein; translated protein: MTEVSSLTGRLLVATPALADPNFDRAVVLLLDHDEEGSLGVVLNRPTPVGVGDILEGWADLTGEPGVVFQGGPVSLDSALGVAVVPGGAAANGTPLGWRRVHGAIGLVDLEAPPELLASALGSLRIFAGYAGWGPGQLEDELGEGAWYVVESEPGDVSSPSPERLWREVLRRQRNELAMVATYPDDASLN
- a CDS encoding DUF3039 domain-containing protein — encoded protein: MSTLEPETQPQRGTGTGTLVEPTPQVSHGDGDHERYAHYVQKDKIMASALDGTPVVALCGKVWVPGRDPKKYPVCPMCKEIFESMAGGGDDKGKGGDKK
- the murA gene encoding UDP-N-acetylglucosamine 1-carboxyvinyltransferase; translated protein: MTVNGSDDVLLVHGGTPLEGEIRVRGAKNLVPKAMVAALLGSEPSRLRNVPDIRDVRVVRGLLQLHGVTVRPGEEPGELVLDPTYVESANVADIDAHAGSSRIPILFCGPLLHRLGHAFIPGLGGCDIGGRPIDFHFDVLRQFGAKIEKREDGQYLEAPQRLRGTKITLPYPSVGATEQVLLTAVLAEGVTELSNAAVEPEIEDLICVLQKMGAIIAMDTDRTIRITGVDKLGGYNHAALSDRLEAASWASAALATEGNIYVRGAQQRSMMTFLNTYRKVGGAFEIDDEGIRFWHPGGQLKSIALETDVHPGFQTDWQQPLVVALTQATGLSIIHETVYESRLGFTSALNQMGAHIQLYRECLGGSNCRFGQRNFLHSAVVSGPTKLQGADLVIPDLRGGFSYLIAALAAQGTSRVHGIDLINRGYENFMEKLVELGAKVELPGKALG
- a CDS encoding HU family DNA-binding protein, which codes for MNRSELVAALADRAEVTRKDADAVLAAFAEVVGDIVSKGDEKVTIPGFLTFERTHRAARTARNPQTGDPIQIPAGYSVKVSAGSKLKEAAKGK
- a CDS encoding (2Fe-2S)-binding protein, with the translated sequence MTDDQHGPGHGPGQEEGRGRGTPPGGSRWDPLPQGDYDDGATAFVKLPEGGIDAFLAARGDSPLAAPGHGYVPPQIAVTPPADTDATWAAPAGGSDWPAPQGTPQTVGDDRFTYHPGSTGQWAFEDTASAQGAPPAAPGHDVTGQWSIPVAGGDLPDESGEFTTSALVEQWGGTPPATLPGGAAAPWATGTTDHGGADRAWETPTGESDALAPPATDLPAYGHTADHGPLTADLDARHRAAEFDTRHPVADPGGSHPAGEHTGQYTHLTGTYAPEVSAEAYTVAPEGPGSAPDDARRAAEADGTAATPEDPAQAHEAPQEPAEAAHGPAEPPAGPAAAHDGAHGPADPDEDPSAAPLADAPHDPAADPAPADTAPEGAADPGSAGTAEPGSEEPAAEEAAGEPDDAPAPLLEEHPLAAYTLRVNGSDRPVTDAWIGESLLYVLRERLGLAGAKDGCSQGECGACNVQVDGRLVASCLVPAVTTAGSEIRTVEGLAVDGQPSDVQRALARCGAVQCGFCVPGMAMTVHDLLEGNPAPSELETRQALCGNLCRCSGYRGFLRAVQDVVAEREAHAAADAEADGDEARIPHQAGPGAGGVHASAFENPAQPHPHDPSYGQGQDGGQA
- a CDS encoding beta-N-acetylhexosaminidase; this encodes MISETDLVPAPRVVEGPARGAFLLGEDTVLWAAPGTQTTERWLRGTLGAALGLPLRPGPQDARHSVRLRLDDAFGAEAYRLSVLPDQGVEIRGGGPAGVFWGAQTLRQFLGADAFRRAPVRPGAGRAVPYGVVEDGPRFRWRGLMLDVARHFMPKDGVLRYLDLMAAHKLNVFHFHLTDDQGWRIEIRRHPRLTEVGSWRARTKFGHRASPLWEEKPHGGFYTQDDIREIVAYASERHITVVPEIDVPGHSQAAITAYPELGNTDLDTASGEHAAALSVWDTWGISPHVLAPTDNTLRFYEGVLEEVLELFPSEFVHLGGDECPKDQWRRSPAAQARIAELGLADEDGLQSWFIGHFDRWLTARGRRLIGWDEILEGGLAEGAAVSSWRGYAGGIAAARAGHDVVMCPEQHVYLDHRQHGGADEPVPIGFVRTLEDVYRFEPVPAELTHREARHVLGTQANLWTEVMEDHTRVDYQAFPRLAAFAEVAWSALPAPRERDFAGFERRMRSHYGRLDALGVGYRPPAGPRPWQRRPGVPGRPIDGPPPAR